One Bombus pyrosoma isolate SC7728 linkage group LG7, ASM1482585v1, whole genome shotgun sequence genomic window carries:
- the LOC122569114 gene encoding LOW QUALITY PROTEIN: clusterin-associated protein 1-like (The sequence of the model RefSeq protein was modified relative to this genomic sequence to represent the inferred CDS: substituted 1 base at 1 genomic stop codon): MKYNTKYIIIEYFTEMMQVLGYPGLISVGNFRLPNFPLGAEILVWLLKRFDPDADISSEHNAVEEHISLIRAVAEFMALKTNVKLNTKELYLADGYAVKELLKVATLLYDAQNNSINNSIMSDGNFSTVSFDISNKVNELKSTRQLASQLTVTGASLFDLLGCEVDLREIHNSKVARQFDITEIEMALKSVIEDVHKEIDDTKKQIENVKDTERSLDTRIERXHAKLDSNQKRLQTLRKLHPVFMKKFEKFEVELRVLYDDYIKKFRYFAYLEYLYEDTAKTEQERFERRQETKRKQLEKMKAEDAKFESIMERNDSILPINLQEPPPPLANTEKQNTEKITLSSRLKSAGRSSRTQISQRRIYGSMSGCQRGTIQESNETDGSLDSDRDLLIDHDLNDDDDNDILDSVEGAEIGNFDLKVGQEKRVVSKLDHSDEDF, from the exons atgaaatataatacaaaatatataatcatagaat ATTTTACGGAAATGATGCAAGTCCTTGGTTATCCTGGATTAATTTCTGTTGGAAATTTTCGACTGCCAAATTTTCCACTGGGTGCTGAAATTCTTGTTTGGCTGCTCAAAAGATTTGACCCAGATGCGGATATATCTAGTGAGCATAATGCTGTAGAAGAgcatatttcattaatacgtGCAGTTGCTGAATTTATG gctttaaaaacaaatgtcaaattaaatacaaaagaattatACCTAGCTGATGGCTATGCTGTAAAAGAATTACTAAAAGTAGCCACATTACTATACGATGCacaaaataatagtattaataaCAGCATAATGTCTGATGGTAATTTTAGTACAGTTAGTTTTGACATTTCCAATAAAGTAAATGAATTGAAATCAACTAGGCAATTAGCCAGTCAGTTGACTGTTACTGGTGCATCACTTTTTGACTTATTAGGTTGTGAAGTTGATCTCAGAGAGATTCATAACTCAAAAGTTGCTAGACAATTTGACATCACAGAAATTGAGATGGCCTTGAAAAGTGTTATAGAAGATGTACATAAAGAAATTGATGACactaaaaaacaaattgaGAACGTTAAG GACACAGAGCGAAGTTTGGATACAAGAATTGAAAGATGACATGCAAAGCTTGACAGCAACCAAAAGAGATTGCAAACATTAAGAAAGCTACATCCAGTTTTCatgaagaaatttgaaaaatttgaagttgAATTAAGAGTTTTATATGACGactacattaaaaaatttcgttacTTTGCGTACCTTGAATATCTGTATGAAGATACAGCTAAGACAGAGCAAGAAAGATTTGAAAGA AGAcaagaaacaaaacgaaaacaattagaaaaaatgaagGCAGAAGATGCTAAGTTTGAAAGCATAATGGAAAGAAATGATTCTATATTACCTATTAATCTTCAAGAGCCTCCGCCTCCTCTCGCTAAtacagaaaaacaaaataccGAGAAAATAACACTAAGTAGTCGATTGAAATcag CTGGCCGATCATCAAGAACGCAAATATCACAGCGTCGTATTTACGGAAGTATGTCTGGATGTCAGAGAGGGACTATTCAAGAATCAAATGAAACTGATGGCTCGCTAGATAGTGACAGAGACTTGTTAATCGATCATGATCTCAATGACGACGATGATAATGATATTCTAGACTCTGTAGAAGGAGCAGAAATTGGGAATTTTGATTTGAAGGTTGGACAAGAAAAACGTGTCGTTAGTAAGTTAGATCACTCGGATGAGGATTTTTAA